From a region of the Pelagicoccus enzymogenes genome:
- a CDS encoding glycosyl hydrolase family 28-related protein has product MRFAPIVVIRTLAFSFALFSTVHSSGQSAWRSSLYPADWVPPTREDGLSFADDAFLQDFSYAGYRMGQASLSPEVESLFDAVDGFGADPSGQVDATAAIQAAIDAAEANGGGIVYLKPGSYRLSVPSGEDRCLQIESSNVVLRGAGPDRTFLFNTTTEMRNRRVIRVRPEDWGSWTSKRSEPILLQRDELGPTRSVQLESLAGLAVGDWIVLHNPATEQFVQDLKMGAGTDGVDWTDTLDSLRGLLYLRRIETIDVANRIVSFDIPTRWSLKQRDGASVWKPASRLTDVGLEGFSIGNQRIDKSGWGESDYTVAGTAAYDAHDSFLIEMRGVVDGWIQNVSSYNPDNDNGVHCLSNGVLLDWCRNVTLYRLRFQNAQYGGGGGNGYMIRLNAAAECLIAECEVGFCRHGIVMWRMQNSGNVVTRCYDHDSGIQLADTQRGMTAGRGSDHHGVFSHSNLFDSNRLERSYFEAAYRGDWGSRPEHGMTSSQCVFWNTEGLASHANANYIVHSQQFGYGYVIGTSGEASAVRLSEKRPNSAVRTAPDDIVEGEGMGADLVPSSLYQDQLLKRVDSLSADLIFLKTESSLQFRWEESPSFPWVLQKAADLANWQTVVNGAQGELEAPLLPESSFYRLSVR; this is encoded by the coding sequence ATGCGATTTGCCCCCATCGTCGTTATCCGAACCCTAGCGTTTTCCTTTGCTCTCTTTTCGACTGTCCACTCCTCGGGGCAGTCCGCTTGGCGATCGAGCTTGTATCCGGCCGATTGGGTTCCGCCGACTCGGGAGGATGGATTGTCCTTTGCCGATGATGCCTTCCTCCAAGATTTTTCCTACGCGGGTTACCGCATGGGTCAGGCCTCCTTGTCGCCGGAGGTGGAGAGCTTGTTTGATGCGGTGGACGGTTTTGGAGCGGATCCGAGCGGCCAAGTCGATGCGACTGCTGCGATTCAAGCGGCGATCGATGCCGCCGAGGCGAATGGTGGTGGGATCGTTTACCTGAAGCCCGGCAGTTACCGTTTGTCGGTTCCCTCAGGCGAGGACCGTTGTTTGCAGATCGAGTCTTCCAATGTGGTTTTGCGCGGAGCGGGTCCGGACCGGACCTTCCTCTTCAATACAACGACCGAGATGCGAAACCGAAGGGTGATTCGCGTGCGCCCAGAGGATTGGGGGAGTTGGACCAGCAAGCGATCGGAGCCGATTTTGCTGCAGCGTGACGAACTGGGGCCGACGCGTTCGGTCCAACTGGAATCTTTAGCCGGACTCGCGGTCGGAGATTGGATCGTCTTGCACAATCCGGCGACGGAGCAGTTCGTGCAGGATCTGAAAATGGGGGCGGGAACGGATGGGGTAGATTGGACCGATACCCTGGATTCGCTACGAGGTCTGCTTTATCTGAGACGCATCGAGACGATCGACGTGGCCAATCGAATCGTGAGTTTCGACATACCGACTCGTTGGTCGCTGAAGCAACGGGACGGAGCGAGCGTCTGGAAACCAGCGTCTCGATTGACAGATGTCGGCTTGGAAGGGTTTTCCATCGGAAACCAGCGGATCGACAAGTCAGGCTGGGGGGAGTCGGACTACACGGTTGCTGGGACTGCGGCTTACGACGCTCATGATTCCTTCCTCATCGAAATGAGGGGCGTGGTGGATGGATGGATACAAAATGTTAGCTCCTATAATCCGGACAATGATAACGGGGTACATTGCCTCTCCAACGGGGTGCTTCTTGATTGGTGTCGCAATGTGACGCTATACCGGTTGCGTTTTCAAAACGCCCAATACGGAGGTGGAGGAGGCAACGGGTACATGATTCGCCTCAATGCGGCAGCCGAGTGTTTGATCGCTGAATGCGAGGTTGGGTTTTGCCGGCACGGAATTGTGATGTGGCGGATGCAAAACTCCGGGAACGTGGTCACCCGCTGCTACGATCACGATAGCGGTATACAACTTGCGGATACGCAGCGAGGGATGACTGCGGGGAGGGGCAGCGACCATCATGGCGTATTCAGCCACTCCAACTTGTTCGATAGCAATCGACTTGAGCGATCCTATTTCGAAGCAGCCTATCGAGGCGATTGGGGGAGTCGCCCGGAACATGGCATGACTTCCAGCCAATGCGTGTTCTGGAATACGGAGGGCTTGGCTTCCCATGCCAACGCGAACTACATTGTGCATAGTCAGCAGTTTGGATACGGATATGTCATAGGAACCAGCGGAGAGGCATCCGCTGTTCGCTTGAGCGAGAAGCGACCGAACTCGGCTGTTCGTACGGCCCCTGACGATATCGTGGAGGGTGAAGGGATGGGAGCAGATTTAGTCCCTTCGTCCCTTTACCAGGACCAACTATTGAAGCGAGTCGACTCGCTTTCCGCCGATCTCATCTTTCTCAAAACCGAGAGCTCCTTGCAGTTTCGCTGGGAGGAATCGCCGAGCTTTCCTTGGGTTTTGCAAAAGGCGGCTGACTTGGCCAATTGGCAGACTGTCGTCAACGGCGCCCAAGGTGAGCTCGAGGCTCCACTGCTTCCGGAATCGAGTTTCTATCGCTTATCGGTGCGGTAG
- a CDS encoding Gfo/Idh/MocA family protein, with the protein MSRDGMNYAPEFKGNEKVVEAGEFVFAAAFFDHGHIYGQIEGLASVGGKLGYIYEPQPERYESVLKAHPHAKVVSDFREILDAPEVKLVTAAAIPNLRCEIGIQVMDAGKDYFTDKAPFTSLEQLELAKAKTEETGKRYMVCYSERLSSESGWYAGELIKGGAIGRVLQVLNLAPHNLAAHTRPEWFFDKKRYGGILTDIGSHQCEQFLEYTGATDGVVNFARVDNLGTPDYPGLEDFGETSITLNTGASAYCRLDWFNPAGSKIWGDGRTFVLGTDGYLEIRKYRDIVKGGSDHVYLVDQESEQMIDCAGKVGFPFFGKFVLDCLNRTENAMTQAHAFKAAELSLKAQQLADQGRSV; encoded by the coding sequence ATGAGCAGAGACGGAATGAACTATGCCCCGGAATTTAAGGGGAATGAGAAAGTGGTAGAAGCGGGCGAGTTCGTGTTCGCGGCTGCGTTCTTCGACCATGGACATATCTATGGGCAGATCGAAGGTCTGGCGAGCGTGGGCGGAAAGCTAGGGTATATCTATGAACCGCAGCCCGAGCGCTACGAAAGCGTGCTCAAGGCTCATCCGCATGCCAAGGTGGTAAGCGACTTCCGCGAAATTCTCGATGCGCCTGAGGTGAAGCTGGTGACCGCCGCTGCGATTCCGAATCTGCGCTGCGAAATTGGTATTCAGGTTATGGATGCAGGGAAGGACTATTTCACCGACAAGGCCCCATTCACCTCGCTCGAGCAACTGGAGCTTGCCAAGGCGAAGACGGAAGAGACTGGCAAGCGTTACATGGTTTGCTACAGCGAGCGTCTCTCCAGCGAGTCAGGTTGGTATGCGGGGGAGCTTATCAAGGGAGGCGCGATTGGCCGCGTCCTGCAGGTGCTCAACCTGGCACCTCACAATTTGGCGGCTCATACCCGTCCGGAATGGTTCTTCGACAAGAAGCGCTACGGAGGAATCCTCACGGATATCGGTTCCCACCAGTGCGAGCAGTTTTTAGAGTATACCGGCGCCACGGACGGGGTGGTCAACTTTGCCCGCGTAGACAATCTAGGGACCCCGGACTATCCCGGTTTGGAAGATTTTGGCGAAACCAGCATCACCCTAAACACTGGAGCCAGCGCCTACTGTCGCCTCGATTGGTTCAATCCAGCCGGTTCCAAGATTTGGGGGGATGGTCGCACTTTCGTTTTAGGCACGGACGGCTATCTCGAAATTCGCAAGTACCGCGACATCGTGAAGGGCGGTAGCGACCACGTTTATCTGGTGGACCAGGAATCCGAGCAGATGATCGATTGCGCGGGCAAGGTGGGCTTTCCGTTCTTTGGCAAGTTCGTGCTCGATTGCTTGAATCGCACGGAAAACGCCATGACTCAGGCGCACGCCTTCAAGGCTGCTGAGCTGAGCTTGAAAGCCCAGCAGCTAGCGGATCAGGGGCGCTCCGTTTAG
- a CDS encoding aldo/keto reductase: MIKISSTTPLNNGTELPVFGFGAYKVGDKQSGEAALQAAFECGYRHVDTASIYQNEGLVGEALQASGLKRNEVFLTTKLWLDEQGKTETPAALERSLQKLQTDYVDLYLMHWPHPDSKRLQPCWEAMQLLLEAGKCRAIGVSNFSRKRLEELLSLSSYRPAVNQVECNVFHNQQELATFCRSKGILLQSYSPLARGRKWGHPELEALSAKYRKTEAQLMLRWCLDHQIPIIPKSSTPARIRENAEIFDFSLSQEDRARLDQLNEDFEVSDWRPDPENWY, encoded by the coding sequence ATGATCAAAATAAGCAGCACCACACCTCTCAACAACGGCACGGAACTCCCCGTCTTCGGATTCGGGGCCTACAAGGTGGGCGACAAGCAATCGGGCGAAGCAGCTCTCCAAGCGGCCTTCGAATGCGGCTATCGTCACGTTGACACCGCTTCGATCTACCAAAACGAGGGCTTGGTGGGAGAGGCCCTGCAGGCGTCTGGCCTGAAGCGAAACGAGGTCTTCCTGACGACCAAGCTCTGGCTGGACGAACAGGGCAAAACGGAAACGCCTGCGGCCCTGGAGCGAAGCCTGCAAAAGTTGCAAACCGACTACGTGGACCTCTACCTCATGCACTGGCCTCACCCAGACTCCAAACGCTTGCAACCTTGTTGGGAGGCCATGCAGCTGCTGCTGGAAGCCGGCAAATGCAGAGCGATCGGAGTCAGCAATTTTTCGCGAAAGCGGCTGGAGGAGCTCTTATCCCTCAGCTCCTATCGTCCGGCGGTGAACCAGGTCGAGTGCAACGTCTTCCACAATCAACAGGAGCTGGCCACCTTCTGCCGTTCCAAAGGGATTTTGCTTCAATCCTACAGTCCCTTGGCGCGTGGCAGGAAATGGGGCCACCCAGAGCTGGAAGCCCTCTCCGCAAAGTACCGCAAAACGGAAGCGCAGCTTATGTTGCGCTGGTGTCTCGACCACCAGATCCCCATCATCCCCAAGTCTTCGACCCCAGCACGGATTCGGGAGAACGCCGAGATTTTCGATTTTTCCTTGTCGCAGGAGGACCGAGCCCGTCTCGACCAGCTCAACGAGGACTTCGAGGTTTCCGACTGGCGCCCCGACCCGGAAAACTGGTACTGA
- a CDS encoding sulfatase has translation MKSPLPLLMLACLCPLAPVSVRAGEEHSRHNILFIAVDDLRPELGAYGAAHIQSPHIDQLASESLLFEQAYCMVATCGASRSSMLTGVRPTKDRFVTHNAYAHKDAPWAVPLNTHFKNAGYHAISLGKVYHHKDDHEDGWSEKPWKSDRPKFHDSAKASGPRGDPIESANVDDAFYGDGDLALQAIKKLEERSADPETPFLLAVGFAKPHLPFVAPQKYWELYPPESIQLPQNYSSPANAPQESLHKFGELRNYNGIPKQGPVSDAQALELIRGYYACVSYVDAQIGKILQALQQLQLDDNTIVVLWGDHGWNLGDHSLWCKHSVYESSLHIPLLLKAPGFTPGRTSGLTESIDIYPTLCELAGVPIPHSVEGKSFVPLLRDPSRPWAEVAASRFGRGDSIRTSQYRYSEYIDSKGEFTARMLYDHEADPLENKNIAEQKSLQDTVSRLSSKLHQAMQATHD, from the coding sequence ATGAAATCCCCACTTCCCCTCCTCATGCTAGCCTGCCTCTGCCCGCTCGCTCCCGTCTCAGTTCGGGCTGGAGAGGAGCATTCGCGCCACAACATTCTATTCATCGCGGTTGACGACCTCCGCCCCGAACTCGGGGCGTACGGAGCCGCCCACATCCAATCGCCCCATATCGACCAACTTGCCTCGGAAAGCCTGCTCTTCGAACAAGCTTACTGCATGGTCGCCACCTGCGGAGCTTCCCGCTCCAGCATGCTCACCGGCGTGCGTCCGACCAAGGACCGCTTCGTGACCCATAACGCTTACGCCCACAAGGATGCCCCTTGGGCCGTCCCCCTGAATACCCATTTCAAAAACGCCGGCTACCATGCGATCTCCCTCGGGAAGGTGTACCACCACAAAGACGACCACGAAGACGGCTGGTCGGAAAAGCCTTGGAAAAGCGATCGTCCCAAGTTCCACGATTCTGCCAAGGCAAGCGGACCTCGGGGCGATCCGATAGAGAGCGCCAACGTGGATGACGCCTTCTACGGCGACGGCGACCTCGCGTTGCAAGCGATCAAAAAACTCGAGGAACGGTCCGCTGATCCCGAAACTCCATTCTTGCTTGCGGTCGGTTTCGCCAAGCCTCACCTGCCGTTCGTTGCTCCCCAGAAATACTGGGAACTGTATCCACCAGAGTCGATACAACTCCCCCAGAACTATTCATCTCCCGCAAACGCGCCCCAAGAGTCACTGCACAAGTTCGGCGAGCTGCGCAACTACAACGGCATCCCCAAGCAAGGCCCCGTTTCCGACGCGCAAGCCTTGGAGCTCATTCGCGGTTATTACGCCTGTGTCAGCTACGTGGACGCCCAAATCGGCAAAATACTCCAAGCCCTGCAACAGCTGCAGCTCGACGACAATACCATCGTCGTCCTCTGGGGCGATCACGGCTGGAACCTCGGCGACCATTCCCTCTGGTGCAAGCACTCGGTCTACGAGTCCTCCTTGCACATTCCGCTCTTGCTCAAAGCCCCCGGCTTCACGCCGGGACGCACCTCCGGCCTCACGGAGTCCATCGACATCTACCCAACGCTCTGCGAGCTCGCGGGAGTGCCAATACCACACAGCGTGGAAGGCAAAAGCTTCGTTCCCCTTCTTCGCGATCCAAGCCGCCCATGGGCGGAGGTCGCAGCGAGCCGTTTCGGGCGCGGAGACTCCATTCGAACATCTCAGTATCGCTATTCCGAATACATAGATTCAAAGGGAGAGTTCACCGCTCGCATGCTCTACGACCACGAAGCCGACCCTCTCGAAAACAAGAACATCGCCGAGCAGAAAAGCCTGCAAGACACCGTGAGCCGCCTCTCGAGCAAGCTGCATCAAGCCATGCAAGCGACCCACGACTAG
- a CDS encoding methyl-accepting chemotaxis protein, which produces MTFKLRDKFVISAIALILIAIGSLALVSRYLFSDALETAVESQAVHDAQRTAKHLDGWLEERKSIIDNWSSDIQQSEDLLDTLKAKLESQTFLSNLSLLGPDGKVLASSHPYPTAAENLLAKTVSSLGPESAFTEIEYLKSESEAFVFLVGKRFERDGQICRLAGKLSLAYIHSQFIGDIKIGSDGYAFIVHENALVVDHPNPDHVGTLNFMDFDWGRQIIEQKTGFIEYKFEGRPKIGAMHPIDSSAWIIGVTAYEDDVYSSLSTFAYTSLLVAIVICLIAAGLISWVTSVIIKPIHGIISGLGEAGENIRSASQQVSTISQLLSNSSSQQASSVEETAAAIEEISQKTNSNASKANRAESELNEKAIASLNTVSDQVEQARAAIKETSNSASETLKVVNTIDEIAFQTNLLALNAAVEAARAGAAGSGFAVVADEVRALAGKAAAAARTSGELINRSHRSVQHVSELNEQIAQSMQENLQISQNLSASMVEISEDSNEQARSIEEISVSMSNVDRMTQENVASSEESAAAAEQLFAQAEQMNDFMGKLQAVLDGKERAAAENKKDHARDRFDTPDWTSTRKHEDTLTYFN; this is translated from the coding sequence ATGACCTTTAAGCTACGCGACAAATTCGTAATCAGCGCCATAGCGTTGATTCTAATCGCCATCGGCAGCCTCGCGCTCGTTAGTCGTTACCTATTTTCCGACGCCCTCGAAACAGCAGTGGAGTCGCAAGCGGTGCACGATGCGCAACGTACCGCAAAGCATCTCGACGGCTGGCTGGAGGAAAGAAAGTCTATCATAGACAACTGGTCGAGCGACATCCAGCAATCGGAAGACCTACTGGATACGCTGAAGGCCAAGCTCGAATCGCAAACCTTTCTCTCAAATTTGAGTCTACTCGGCCCGGACGGGAAAGTGCTCGCCAGCTCCCATCCTTATCCTACGGCAGCGGAGAACCTGCTCGCTAAAACCGTTTCCTCCCTCGGTCCCGAGAGCGCTTTCACCGAAATCGAATACCTGAAAAGCGAATCCGAAGCCTTCGTTTTCCTTGTCGGAAAGCGCTTCGAGCGAGACGGACAAATTTGTCGACTCGCGGGAAAACTGTCCCTCGCTTACATTCACTCGCAATTCATCGGCGACATAAAAATCGGATCGGATGGATACGCCTTCATCGTACACGAAAACGCTCTGGTGGTCGACCATCCGAACCCCGATCACGTCGGAACCTTGAACTTCATGGACTTCGATTGGGGCCGCCAAATAATCGAGCAAAAGACAGGGTTCATCGAATACAAGTTTGAAGGCAGGCCTAAAATCGGGGCGATGCACCCAATCGACAGTTCAGCTTGGATCATCGGCGTGACTGCCTACGAGGACGACGTCTATTCCTCGCTCTCCACTTTTGCCTATACCTCACTGTTGGTCGCGATCGTCATCTGCTTGATCGCCGCCGGTCTCATTTCATGGGTGACTTCCGTCATTATAAAACCAATACACGGAATAATCTCAGGCCTCGGAGAAGCCGGCGAAAACATCAGGTCCGCTTCCCAGCAAGTTTCGACAATTAGTCAGCTCCTTTCCAACAGCTCGTCCCAACAGGCATCCTCGGTCGAGGAAACCGCAGCCGCGATTGAAGAGATTTCTCAGAAAACGAATAGCAACGCCAGCAAAGCAAATCGAGCTGAGTCCGAGCTGAACGAAAAAGCAATCGCTAGCCTCAACACGGTCAGCGACCAGGTCGAACAAGCCCGCGCCGCAATAAAAGAAACCTCAAACTCGGCATCCGAAACGCTCAAGGTCGTTAATACGATCGACGAAATCGCCTTTCAAACCAACTTGCTCGCCCTTAACGCGGCGGTCGAAGCGGCTAGAGCCGGAGCAGCCGGTTCAGGCTTCGCGGTCGTGGCCGACGAAGTGAGAGCCCTCGCAGGCAAGGCAGCCGCAGCAGCCCGCACATCTGGGGAGCTCATCAACCGCTCCCACCGTTCAGTACAACACGTCTCCGAACTCAACGAGCAAATCGCTCAATCCATGCAGGAAAACCTGCAGATCTCGCAAAACCTATCAGCGAGCATGGTCGAAATTTCCGAGGATTCCAACGAGCAGGCTCGCAGTATCGAGGAGATCAGCGTTTCCATGTCCAACGTCGATCGAATGACCCAAGAAAACGTCGCCAGCTCTGAAGAGAGCGCCGCGGCCGCCGAGCAGCTTTTCGCCCAAGCCGAGCAGATGAACGATTTTATGGGCAAGCTACAAGCCGTGCTCGACGGCAAAGAGAGGGCTGCCGCAGAAAACAAGAAAGACCATGCCCGGGATCGATTCGATACACCCGACTGGACCAGCACCCGGAAACATGAAGACACGCTCACTTACTTCAACTAA
- a CDS encoding sialate O-acetylesterase, which yields MKTLFLFLMATGALANSLYAQLSVPNVFTDHMVLQRNQANPIWGKASPQQKVTISLAGNVVTTQADAAGAWRAKLPPLPAGGPHALTIKGEDTITIEDVLVGEVWFCSGQSNMEWPVANSYGAEVEIAAANHPQIRFLTVARNGTQIPQDDIEGSWQVCSPETVPHFSAIGYFYGQTLNAALGVPIGLIDNAWGGSMAESWISRSVLEDDERYAPLLEHWKSKTQNFDEAKYKAFLKRFEEWQAAGRPEPSLNWNDTVHPLTGQHRPANIYNGMVHPLAGYGIKGVIWYQGESNGGRADQYRHLFPLLVKTWRETWKQGDFPFYWVQLADWGSEPDEPGENGWAELRDAQTQSMDVLKNSGQAVIIDLGEGRDIHPRDKKTVASRLVRWPLANDYGYDLAYQSPRYKSMQVVGDKVRITFDHTSPEGLYSFDTAEVKGFAIAAADQKFIWAEAKILAPNTVEVWADSIDSPVAVRYGWAQNPIVNLYDRNGLPVTPFRTDDWKWQSAGKAID from the coding sequence ATGAAGACCCTATTTTTATTCCTAATGGCCACCGGAGCGCTCGCTAATTCGCTCTACGCCCAGCTCAGCGTGCCCAACGTTTTCACGGACCACATGGTCCTGCAACGCAACCAAGCCAACCCGATCTGGGGCAAAGCCAGCCCCCAGCAAAAGGTCACCATCAGCCTCGCCGGCAACGTCGTCACGACCCAAGCCGACGCGGCTGGAGCCTGGCGGGCAAAGCTCCCGCCCCTGCCAGCCGGCGGCCCGCACGCCCTCACCATCAAAGGCGAGGATACCATCACGATAGAGGATGTCCTAGTCGGCGAGGTCTGGTTCTGCTCCGGGCAATCCAACATGGAGTGGCCGGTCGCCAACTCCTACGGCGCGGAGGTTGAAATCGCTGCTGCCAACCACCCTCAGATACGATTCCTGACGGTTGCCAGAAACGGCACCCAAATTCCCCAAGACGATATCGAAGGATCCTGGCAGGTTTGCTCTCCCGAGACCGTGCCCCACTTCTCTGCCATCGGCTACTTCTATGGCCAAACCCTAAACGCAGCCTTGGGCGTGCCCATCGGTCTTATCGACAACGCCTGGGGAGGCTCCATGGCCGAAAGCTGGATTTCCCGCTCCGTTCTGGAGGACGACGAACGTTACGCCCCGCTGCTCGAGCATTGGAAATCCAAAACGCAGAACTTCGACGAAGCGAAATACAAGGCCTTCCTGAAACGCTTCGAGGAATGGCAAGCTGCGGGCCGCCCCGAACCCAGTCTCAATTGGAACGATACCGTGCATCCGCTCACCGGCCAGCATCGCCCCGCCAACATCTACAACGGCATGGTGCATCCACTCGCCGGATACGGCATCAAGGGCGTTATCTGGTATCAGGGAGAAAGCAACGGCGGTCGCGCCGACCAATATCGTCACCTGTTTCCCCTCCTAGTAAAGACTTGGCGTGAAACTTGGAAACAAGGCGACTTCCCCTTCTACTGGGTACAACTGGCCGACTGGGGCAGCGAACCCGATGAACCAGGAGAGAACGGTTGGGCGGAACTGCGCGACGCCCAAACGCAATCCATGGACGTTCTCAAAAACTCCGGCCAAGCTGTCATCATCGACCTAGGCGAAGGACGCGACATCCACCCTCGCGACAAGAAAACCGTCGCTAGCCGCTTGGTACGTTGGCCGCTAGCAAATGACTACGGCTACGACCTAGCGTATCAAAGTCCTCGATACAAAAGCATGCAAGTTGTGGGAGACAAAGTCAGAATTACCTTCGACCATACCAGCCCTGAAGGCTTGTACAGCTTCGACACGGCTGAAGTCAAAGGCTTCGCCATCGCCGCCGCTGACCAGAAATTCATATGGGCCGAAGCCAAGATCCTCGCCCCGAACACCGTCGAAGTTTGGGCCGACTCAATCGATTCCCCGGTGGCCGTACGCTACGGCTGGGCCCAAAACCCGATCGTCAACCTCTACGACCGCAACGGCCTGCCCGTCACCCCTTTCCGAACGGACGACTGGAAATGGCAGTCCGCCGGAAAAGCGATCGATTAG
- a CDS encoding energy transducer TonB — MNRFKSSLTSLLILALAAFAANAVSAADAKWDVQPSVKKSVAPANPNGIEGMAMALVTISADGTVASVTIDKSTDASLEQPVLDAIKQWRFNPAQLNGSPIECSIKVPFKFKS; from the coding sequence ATGAACAGATTCAAATCTAGCCTCACGAGCCTTCTAATTCTCGCGCTTGCCGCCTTCGCTGCAAACGCGGTTTCTGCTGCAGATGCCAAATGGGATGTGCAACCTTCTGTGAAGAAGAGTGTCGCCCCTGCGAACCCGAACGGGATCGAAGGCATGGCGATGGCGCTTGTCACTATCTCTGCTGACGGCACCGTTGCTTCTGTGACAATCGACAAGTCTACGGACGCTTCTCTCGAGCAGCCCGTCCTGGACGCGATCAAGCAGTGGCGCTTCAATCCGGCCCAGCTCAACGGCAGTCCGATCGAGTGCAGCATCAAGGTTCCTTTCAAGTTCAAGAGCTAG
- a CDS encoding MFS transporter, whose amino-acid sequence MQQIAKAAKASLLASASMTVMAGAIIAPALPGIGAAFAHFPSAATLAPLVLTVTSLGVAICSLPAGLLCDRWGRKKVLLSSLILYALAGSYGYYANNLYLLIASRFALGMAVSGVMTSSNTLIADLFEGPRRLNFLGLQFAAMALSAVLFLVAGGFLAQASWRYPFALYSLSLLVFAAVFAFIKEPPNRAAPTQPDIGEKSDLQEIPAIRVTLLYATSFSGMLLFYLIASQLPFLLKSKFELSPPLVGAIIATSNFFGAVSGFNYNRVRQWVSAPRAFSLGFGLIALAFSVVAHAESLPFFFIAMALSGLGSGMIGPNANSSLADLIPSGQRGRFFGGLTTSIFIGQFLSPLSVQHAILYHGYQGFLGAFSIAAAFALLVSLLYLVRRA is encoded by the coding sequence ATGCAACAGATTGCCAAAGCGGCCAAGGCCTCCCTACTCGCCTCCGCGTCCATGACTGTCATGGCCGGGGCAATCATCGCCCCCGCTCTCCCCGGCATCGGAGCGGCGTTCGCCCACTTCCCCAGCGCCGCTACCCTAGCCCCGCTGGTACTTACCGTCACCAGCCTCGGCGTTGCGATCTGCTCCTTGCCCGCTGGTTTGTTGTGCGATCGATGGGGACGCAAAAAGGTTCTACTGAGTAGCCTCATCCTCTACGCCTTAGCTGGATCCTATGGCTACTACGCCAACAACCTCTACTTGCTAATCGCCTCCCGCTTCGCTCTGGGCATGGCGGTGTCAGGCGTTATGACCAGTTCCAATACCCTCATCGCCGATCTCTTCGAAGGCCCCCGTCGCCTCAACTTTCTCGGGCTGCAATTCGCCGCTATGGCGCTAAGCGCCGTCCTTTTTCTCGTGGCGGGCGGTTTTCTTGCCCAAGCCTCATGGCGCTACCCATTCGCGCTCTACTCGCTGTCGCTTTTGGTATTCGCCGCCGTATTCGCTTTTATAAAAGAGCCGCCGAACCGCGCCGCGCCAACGCAGCCGGACATCGGTGAGAAAAGCGACCTCCAAGAGATACCAGCCATCAGAGTGACGCTGCTCTACGCAACCTCCTTTTCGGGAATGCTGCTCTTCTACCTCATCGCTTCACAATTGCCCTTCCTGCTCAAGTCAAAGTTCGAACTCAGTCCTCCGCTAGTCGGGGCCATCATCGCTACCAGCAACTTTTTCGGTGCCGTATCCGGCTTCAACTACAATCGAGTTCGCCAATGGGTGTCGGCTCCCCGAGCCTTCTCGCTTGGCTTTGGCCTAATTGCCTTGGCCTTCAGCGTCGTCGCCCACGCGGAAAGCCTCCCTTTTTTCTTCATTGCCATGGCGCTCAGTGGACTTGGCTCCGGAATGATTGGCCCAAACGCGAATTCGAGCTTAGCCGACCTGATCCCATCCGGGCAGCGAGGCCGTTTCTTCGGTGGGCTTACGACCTCAATCTTCATCGGGCAGTTCCTCTCTCCGCTTTCCGTCCAGCACGCCATTCTCTACCATGGCTACCAAGGGTTCCTCGGTGCCTTTAGCATAGCGGCCGCTTTCGCGTTGCTCGTTTCCCTGCTCTACCTGGTCCGCAGAGCTTAA